A stretch of Pseudomonadota bacterium DNA encodes these proteins:
- a CDS encoding type II secretion system F family protein — translation MIPQTISFWFCLLVIVSGALLCAWSYRIAITQGIATELLSEAKPVVAKRRPPHTTQTKYPAKRYYAWVVGACIFITGRLLIGANSGIAELLYVALGALAGEMFFRVRAQGQREKQIRRIEFHLPTAMERVVMAVGAGLDVIPALAEASRQSSDPVSMLMAQVVELSDAGMPVEDAFSTVSGQALSPSLRHAFVHLGLAYRQGGEIVRPLRELSDATQVQYQESIEEQIAKLPVKAVLPLVLTFAGLIVCFLTVPLMQVGSITARVAHVAQQQQ, via the coding sequence ATGATTCCACAGACTATTTCATTCTGGTTCTGTTTGCTCGTAATCGTATCGGGCGCGTTGCTTTGTGCCTGGTCTTATCGAATAGCCATAACGCAAGGGATCGCTACCGAGTTACTATCTGAAGCCAAGCCAGTAGTCGCTAAGCGCAGGCCGCCCCATACAACGCAAACAAAATACCCCGCTAAGCGCTACTATGCTTGGGTGGTTGGGGCTTGTATATTTATTACTGGGCGCCTACTGATCGGCGCTAATTCTGGTATTGCAGAGCTGCTCTACGTAGCGCTTGGAGCACTAGCCGGCGAGATGTTCTTTAGGGTGCGCGCACAGGGCCAGCGTGAAAAACAGATCAGACGAATTGAGTTTCATCTTCCGACCGCGATGGAGCGGGTTGTAATGGCGGTTGGAGCAGGTCTCGACGTTATACCGGCTCTGGCTGAGGCTAGTCGCCAGAGCAGCGATCCTGTTTCAATGCTTATGGCGCAGGTAGTAGAGCTCTCCGATGCTGGAATGCCGGTTGAAGACGCATTTTCTACCGTCTCAGGGCAGGCGCTGAGCCCCTCCTTGCGACACGCCTTCGTTCATCTAGGGCTTGCCTACAGGCAGGGGGGCGAGATCGTGCGACCCCTTAGAGAGCTCAGTGACGCCACGCAGGTGCAGTATCAGGAATCAATAGAGGAGCAGATAGCGAAGTTGCCGGTTAAGGCGGTCCTACCCTTAGTGCTGACCTTTGCTGGGCTGATCGTATGCTTTTTAACGGTGCCCCTTATGCAGGTCGGGTCTATTACAGCGAGGGTGGCCCATGTCGCGCAGCAACAACAGTAA
- a CDS encoding BtaA family protein has product MLGVQKISDTVANRVFSWVHRNNLVYNTCWEDPAIDRVALDLSEKDRLLVISSAGCNALDYLLAGCGEVHAVDMNFIQNALLELKRAAAMTLEYSDFEMFFGHGRHDRALTVYQSILRPMLSQGARAYWDKYIYFFSGTGWRDSFYYRGCSGFLAKFLLTNLFRVKALQKPLEDLVNADSLAKQSQIYYDEIKPRLWTRWIEWLISRDLTMNLMGVPRAQKEQMTMQYPGGVPKYIENSLETVLTKLRFRDNYFYRVYMEGRYPHDCRPEYVKEGNFDLLKRRVSDLHIHTGTVAKILEETDLRFSRFVLLDHMDWISTHKPQELVREWNAILFQATSKARVIYRSAALDVTYLDHLAVDFLGSRYPLGGLLLQQRDLANSLHPSDRVHTYASFHIVDLPEK; this is encoded by the coding sequence ATGCTCGGTGTTCAAAAGATATCCGACACGGTAGCAAATCGAGTGTTCTCTTGGGTTCATCGCAACAATCTGGTGTACAACACCTGTTGGGAGGATCCCGCGATTGATAGGGTTGCATTAGATCTTTCAGAAAAGGATCGCCTGCTCGTTATAAGTAGCGCGGGCTGCAATGCCTTGGACTACCTCCTGGCAGGGTGTGGGGAGGTGCATGCTGTTGACATGAACTTTATCCAAAATGCGCTATTGGAATTAAAGCGGGCCGCTGCCATGACCCTAGAGTACTCTGATTTCGAGATGTTTTTTGGTCACGGGAGGCATGATCGAGCGCTAACCGTGTATCAGAGCATCCTTCGTCCGATGTTAAGCCAAGGCGCGCGCGCGTATTGGGACAAATATATTTATTTCTTTAGCGGGACCGGCTGGCGCGATTCATTCTATTATCGTGGATGCTCGGGGTTTCTCGCGAAGTTCCTCTTAACGAATCTCTTTCGAGTTAAGGCTCTTCAAAAACCTCTTGAAGACCTCGTTAACGCCGATTCTTTAGCGAAGCAATCACAGATCTATTACGATGAGATCAAGCCCCGATTGTGGACCCGATGGATAGAGTGGTTGATTAGCCGCGATCTAACCATGAATCTAATGGGAGTTCCGCGCGCCCAAAAAGAGCAGATGACTATGCAGTATCCCGGAGGAGTCCCGAAGTATATCGAGAATAGTTTAGAAACAGTTCTCACGAAACTTCGATTCAGAGATAATTACTTTTATAGGGTATACATGGAAGGGCGGTACCCGCACGATTGCCGACCTGAGTATGTGAAAGAGGGTAATTTCGATCTACTTAAGCGGCGGGTCTCCGACCTTCACATCCACACTGGAACGGTCGCCAAAATCCTTGAAGAGACCGACCTTCGGTTCTCTCGGTTCGTACTCCTTGATCATATGGATTGGATAAGTACTCATAAGCCTCAAGAGCTAGTTCGTGAGTGGAACGCCATACTCTTTCAGGCCACGTCGAAGGCGCGGGTAATTTATCGTAGCGCCGCCCTCGACGTAACATACCTCGACCACCTGGCTGTTGACTTCTTAGGTTCCCGTTATCCTTTAGGGGGGCTCCTTCTCCAGCAGCGTGATCTTGCCAATTCTCTGCACCCCTCTGACCGGGTTCATACTTACGCAAGCTTTCACATAGTGGATTTACCAGAGAAATGA
- a CDS encoding response regulator, producing MKRILTAFKNVRLRGKKSEDTKRLPSLVKAMRSLVSGSVMREVVASSHDRRQWGVLAAAWVGVSEREFIGAAAREMGLEFEEHVVAPDLTGFGTEARAILAALRKAGVSVVIEQSAAARFVAVDPAEVRALALYDGSQEISIAPWSEIAKALDAAERVIAEGEANADFMSSKKQDEISAKVIEILVREAALHGAQAVELITNDEKTRYQFTTPQGKTGVGSINREALQHLLRHLHLQEGTTKAISQREVFIRSLGNAANFRLSWGANSDERQVTLPAPRQEDVLPAPLARSAAQVVPIKVAEAPALSVVVEKSVAIPILVIDDNPMFCRVIERLLKRDGFDPCFAENGSVALEKLASSTAFRPKAIICDLHMPLMNGKDFLQRVKSDERFSSIPVVMLTSDEDVEAELSLLSSGAAAFLSKSKDPRVLSAQIQKLTRGGVLQEAA from the coding sequence ATGAAGCGTATCCTGACAGCGTTTAAGAACGTGCGGCTGAGAGGAAAAAAGAGCGAGGATACTAAACGGCTGCCATCCCTTGTTAAGGCCATGCGAAGCCTAGTTTCCGGCTCAGTTATGCGCGAAGTAGTTGCGTCCTCGCACGATAGAAGGCAGTGGGGAGTACTTGCAGCGGCCTGGGTTGGAGTTAGCGAGCGTGAGTTTATAGGCGCAGCGGCGCGTGAGATGGGGCTTGAGTTTGAGGAGCACGTTGTTGCGCCAGATCTGACTGGCTTTGGAACGGAGGCGCGCGCCATCCTTGCGGCCTTACGCAAAGCGGGCGTAAGTGTTGTTATAGAGCAATCTGCGGCAGCGCGCTTTGTGGCGGTAGATCCAGCGGAGGTGCGCGCGTTAGCGCTCTATGATGGTTCTCAGGAGATCTCAATTGCACCCTGGTCCGAGATCGCTAAGGCGCTCGATGCTGCCGAGCGGGTCATCGCTGAGGGTGAGGCGAACGCAGACTTTATGTCCAGCAAGAAGCAGGATGAGATCAGCGCCAAGGTGATAGAGATCCTGGTGCGCGAAGCGGCGCTGCACGGCGCGCAAGCAGTAGAGTTAATAACTAACGACGAGAAAACGCGCTATCAATTTACAACTCCGCAGGGGAAAACAGGGGTAGGTTCAATTAATCGCGAAGCGCTCCAACACCTCCTGCGTCATCTACATCTGCAGGAGGGAACAACTAAGGCCATCTCGCAACGTGAGGTCTTTATCCGCTCACTTGGAAACGCTGCAAATTTTAGACTCTCCTGGGGCGCTAACAGTGATGAGAGGCAGGTGACACTTCCTGCCCCGCGGCAAGAGGACGTGTTACCGGCACCTCTAGCGCGGAGTGCGGCGCAAGTAGTGCCGATAAAAGTAGCAGAGGCTCCAGCTTTGAGCGTAGTAGTTGAAAAGAGTGTCGCTATACCGATCCTCGTTATAGATGATAATCCCATGTTTTGTAGGGTAATAGAGCGGTTGCTTAAACGGGATGGGTTCGATCCCTGCTTTGCAGAGAACGGCTCCGTTGCTTTAGAGAAGCTCGCAAGCTCAACGGCCTTTCGTCCCAAAGCTATTATCTGCGACCTACATATGCCGTTAATGAACGGCAAGGACTTTCTGCAGCGGGTTAAGAGCGATGAGCGCTTCTCTTCTATTCCGGTAGTAATGTTGACCTCTGATGAGGATGTAGAGGCAGAGTTAAGTCTGCTTAGTAGCGGTGCTGCAGCCTTTCTCTCTAAGTCCAAGGACCCGCGTGTGCTGAGCGCGCAGATCCAGAAACTAACCAGGGGTGGCGTATTGCAAGAGGCCGCATGA
- a CDS encoding NADH-quinone oxidoreductase subunit B, whose protein sequence is MIQAPDQSGFLTTTLESALGWARKYSLFSYPFVTACCGMEFMAVNCSHYDADRFGAALPRFTPRQADLLWVVGTVNHKLAPVLLRVYEQMTEPKWVIAFGACASSGGFYDNYTTVAGIDKILPVDMYIPGCPPRPETVLDALMQLQKQIQDSKQQLVPSQGGRQPHPELPPLLGAPIDTRLTRPV, encoded by the coding sequence ATGATACAAGCACCCGATCAATCCGGCTTCCTCACCACCACCCTTGAGAGCGCCCTCGGCTGGGCCCGCAAGTACTCCCTCTTTTCATATCCCTTCGTAACCGCCTGCTGCGGAATGGAGTTTATGGCCGTTAATTGCTCGCACTACGACGCCGATAGGTTCGGAGCTGCGCTGCCCCGCTTTACCCCCCGTCAAGCAGACCTACTCTGGGTGGTTGGCACGGTAAACCACAAGTTGGCCCCTGTGTTGCTGCGGGTATACGAGCAGATGACCGAGCCGAAGTGGGTGATCGCGTTCGGTGCGTGCGCCTCCTCAGGTGGTTTCTACGATAACTACACTACGGTTGCTGGGATCGATAAGATCCTCCCGGTTGATATGTATATACCCGGCTGTCCACCACGTCCTGAGACCGTTCTTGATGCGCTGATGCAGCTCCAGAAACAGATTCAGGATTCGAAACAACAGCTCGTCCCATCACAGGGCGGCAGACAGCCACACCCGGAGCTCCCACCGCTACTTGGGGCTCCGATCGACACCCGTCTTACAAGGCCTGTATAG
- a CDS encoding ATPase, T2SS/T4P/T4SS family, giving the protein MSMPGDAQAPSTPALSPVLSHVLSEVRRATAWQRDGDAAIDLAANVSEVAARIGIELSSFERDEVLTHLEGDVRTFGILQPLIDDPRISDIIISSCSKIAVQQGRRSIRTQLRFSDQRAYEAYVEKLLHRAGTSYSTKQPIADGMVGSLVRIHAVHRSLCEEGPYLTIRINRFTSVSVNDLVQAGLAPQPVMDYLAAIIGIGRTILVVGEVGTGKTTLARALAATIPHDESVLVIEDTPEIRLDHPHVRYMTTREENLEGTGRVSPAQCIRAGMRMAMNRIIFGEIRDSEAAEAFVDVCASGHSGLSTLHGRSALDAVTRLELFLARAQRSADRALLGAQVVTAVQIVVVVDVCRATGQRRIVEVRELGPVADGVLRQREIFAYRIINGQPAWVVAGRISAFRDKLEKPPFNFVFSSLGETLDLPVEVSYREAAKSLKR; this is encoded by the coding sequence ATGAGTATGCCAGGCGATGCGCAGGCACCAAGCACCCCAGCGCTTTCTCCGGTGCTCTCGCACGTATTAAGCGAGGTGCGCCGAGCCACTGCATGGCAACGGGATGGGGATGCAGCGATCGATCTCGCTGCAAATGTCTCCGAGGTAGCTGCGCGCATCGGCATTGAGCTATCAAGTTTTGAGCGTGATGAGGTTCTGACGCACCTTGAGGGGGATGTTCGTACCTTCGGTATCCTACAGCCCCTAATAGATGACCCCCGGATCTCTGATATTATTATCTCAAGTTGCAGCAAGATAGCTGTTCAGCAGGGACGGCGCAGCATTCGCACCCAGCTAAGATTCTCCGATCAGCGGGCATACGAAGCGTACGTTGAAAAGCTGCTGCATCGAGCCGGAACTTCCTACTCAACTAAGCAACCGATAGCAGACGGCATGGTGGGCTCCCTAGTGCGGATACACGCTGTGCATCGCTCGCTATGCGAGGAGGGTCCATATCTTACGATTCGAATTAATAGGTTTACCTCCGTTAGCGTTAATGACCTGGTGCAGGCCGGACTCGCTCCGCAACCGGTTATGGATTATCTGGCGGCCATTATAGGGATCGGACGAACGATCCTGGTGGTAGGGGAGGTGGGCACCGGCAAGACCACCCTAGCACGAGCGCTTGCAGCTACGATTCCACACGATGAGTCTGTACTTGTAATTGAGGACACCCCTGAGATCAGACTAGATCATCCGCATGTGCGTTACATGACCACCCGCGAAGAGAATCTTGAGGGCACCGGCCGGGTCTCTCCCGCGCAATGTATTCGCGCCGGCATGCGTATGGCGATGAACCGCATTATATTTGGTGAGATCCGTGATTCAGAGGCGGCTGAAGCGTTCGTGGACGTATGCGCTTCCGGTCACTCCGGACTCTCAACGTTACACGGGCGTAGCGCGCTCGATGCTGTTACCCGTCTTGAGCTCTTTCTAGCGCGCGCACAACGTAGCGCAGACAGAGCGCTACTGGGAGCGCAGGTAGTTACGGCGGTGCAGATCGTTGTTGTCGTAGACGTTTGCAGGGCCACCGGCCAACGCCGCATCGTAGAAGTGCGTGAACTCGGCCCCGTTGCCGATGGGGTTCTGCGACAACGGGAGATCTTTGCCTACAGGATTATAAACGGACAGCCAGCATGGGTGGTTGCAGGTAGAATTAGCGCCTTTAGGGATAAGCTTGAGAAGCCCCCATTTAATTTTGTCTTTTCCTCCCTCGGTGAAACGCTCGATCTACCGGTTGAGGTTTCATACCGTGAGGCGGCGAAATCTTTAAAGAGGTAA
- a CDS encoding hybrid sensor histidine kinase/response regulator, giving the protein MIERCGAALGRALAHCSVTNTTSMEQLLERMAWELGHVVPQQFAALAIIFRRTDGSAMVGRAQPQLALPTETLLGLLVEEGGRELTYRVRDHALDSARFIDARYRSSILVRLPLPPSIEVAGEAALWIGLVSSATAGHVEDARQIGRTISEWFATYAPVLQTLAEQSTALNRAKMQLREASSIAHDARAPLGAIKLLVAENSRLDSTSQGDLPVVLAELDYLEELLSRCSPNALNAGAERQGHSELCSVIAQVVRRFGPELSQSSLSITVDTPTTPIPCCISELDCARVLTNILSNAIRHSEQGVIRIEVLEDVKAGHVQIAIKDNGPGFPKSVLDQFVARTQGNIAQETIAAAVGWGLGLTSSRQRVEQSGGTMRLLSNEQGGAIVEVTLRRLGAFSAATVGMQSKGRAANSGSKLSYASNLIIIDDCPDQSASLARVLATRGVSVRSFTSVEGAMGEIVAHESWRILCDAHMPDGGAERLLRTLRQSRMKRRVGVVSGESCDDLLYSLAALGAEAFFLKPLDLNEFDLWLAPEILERASLAIQAL; this is encoded by the coding sequence ATGATAGAACGGTGTGGAGCAGCCCTTGGGCGTGCGCTCGCGCACTGTAGCGTGACGAATACGACATCTATGGAGCAGCTGCTTGAACGGATGGCGTGGGAGCTTGGACATGTAGTGCCGCAACAGTTCGCAGCACTTGCTATTATATTCAGACGCACGGATGGTTCCGCTATGGTTGGACGAGCGCAGCCGCAATTGGCGCTGCCAACTGAAACGTTGCTTGGGCTCCTAGTTGAGGAGGGCGGGCGAGAGCTTACCTATCGTGTTAGGGATCACGCCCTGGATTCCGCCAGGTTTATAGATGCGCGCTACAGAAGCTCCATATTAGTGCGGCTACCGTTACCACCATCAATTGAAGTAGCCGGAGAAGCCGCGCTGTGGATAGGTCTTGTTAGCTCCGCTACAGCAGGGCACGTAGAGGATGCGCGTCAAATTGGAAGGACGATATCAGAGTGGTTCGCTACCTATGCGCCGGTGTTGCAGACCTTGGCTGAGCAGAGTACGGCACTTAATAGAGCTAAAATGCAGCTACGAGAGGCTTCATCGATAGCGCACGATGCCAGAGCTCCGCTGGGGGCTATTAAGCTCCTTGTTGCTGAGAATTCTCGCTTAGACAGCACCTCTCAGGGGGATCTTCCCGTTGTGCTAGCCGAGCTCGACTACCTAGAGGAGCTGCTTTCACGCTGCTCGCCGAACGCCCTTAATGCAGGCGCGGAGCGGCAGGGCCATAGTGAGCTGTGTAGCGTTATCGCGCAGGTGGTGCGGCGCTTCGGTCCGGAGCTAAGCCAGAGCTCACTCTCAATAACGGTTGATACACCAACTACTCCGATACCGTGCTGTATCTCAGAGCTCGACTGTGCACGGGTGCTGACCAATATACTTAGTAACGCTATTCGCCATTCCGAGCAGGGGGTTATTAGGATTGAGGTTCTAGAGGATGTAAAAGCGGGCCATGTGCAGATTGCAATTAAGGATAACGGCCCCGGATTTCCTAAGTCTGTACTTGATCAGTTCGTAGCAAGAACACAGGGGAACATAGCGCAAGAGACCATAGCGGCGGCGGTTGGGTGGGGCCTCGGCCTTACCTCATCCAGACAACGGGTTGAGCAGAGCGGCGGCACTATGCGGCTGCTAAGTAACGAGCAGGGTGGCGCTATCGTAGAAGTAACTCTTCGAAGGCTGGGAGCCTTCTCCGCAGCCACGGTGGGGATGCAATCTAAGGGGCGCGCCGCCAACTCCGGCTCTAAGCTTTCATATGCTAGTAATCTGATTATTATCGATGACTGTCCAGACCAGAGCGCTTCGCTAGCGCGGGTGCTCGCAACGCGCGGAGTTTCGGTGAGATCCTTTACCTCGGTTGAGGGCGCGATGGGAGAGATCGTAGCGCATGAAAGCTGGCGCATACTGTGTGATGCTCATATGCCGGACGGCGGGGCAGAGCGCTTGTTACGCACGTTGCGGCAGAGCCGGATGAAACGCAGGGTTGGCGTGGTGAGTGGAGAGTCTTGCGACGATCTACTTTACAGCCTAGCAGCGCTCGGTGCAGAGGCATTTTTTCTTAAGCCGCTCGATCTGAATGAATTTGATCTGTGGCTGGCGCCAGAGATTTTAGAGCGCGCATCTCTAGCTATACAGGCCTTGTAA
- a CDS encoding acyltransferase, which yields MNTPPAMTPQQEQLSDTSRSAFELYRRLAVGDASLLHLISYELIQGLFANLPGLPGLAARSILYPHLFKGCGRRPAFGRGVTIRVPKQISIGEGVLIDDYAALDVRGAQGSIELHDRVSIGRFTTVAAKGGAITIGAGCNVGSYCRVATNSRVELGESVLIGAYCYIGPGNHSEGVDGAALISAPMQIQGGVKIGEHAWLGARATVLDGVTIGKHAIIGAHSLVMEDVPDWGVAVGTPARVIKVRTP from the coding sequence ATGAATACACCCCCTGCGATGACCCCCCAACAGGAGCAGCTCTCCGATACATCGAGATCGGCCTTTGAGCTCTATCGGCGGCTAGCGGTGGGGGATGCCTCACTCCTGCACCTAATAAGCTACGAGCTTATTCAGGGGCTCTTTGCAAATCTGCCCGGACTGCCCGGACTCGCCGCGCGCTCTATATTATATCCGCACCTGTTTAAGGGGTGTGGGCGTCGCCCAGCCTTTGGCCGGGGCGTTACGATACGTGTCCCGAAGCAGATCTCAATTGGGGAGGGGGTTCTTATTGATGATTATGCGGCGCTCGATGTGCGCGGCGCACAGGGCTCAATCGAGCTGCATGACAGGGTAAGCATCGGGCGCTTTACTACTGTAGCGGCTAAAGGTGGCGCGATAACTATCGGTGCCGGCTGCAACGTTGGCTCGTACTGCCGAGTTGCAACGAACTCACGGGTTGAGCTGGGCGAGAGCGTTTTAATTGGGGCTTATTGTTACATCGGACCAGGCAATCACAGCGAGGGCGTTGATGGAGCAGCCCTAATCTCAGCACCGATGCAGATCCAGGGCGGGGTTAAGATTGGCGAGCACGCTTGGCTCGGTGCGCGCGCAACGGTGCTAGATGGTGTCACTATAGGGAAGCACGCAATCATCGGAGCGCACTCGCTTGTTATGGAGGATGTGCCGGATTGGGGGGTTGCTGTTGGCACTCCAGCTAGAGTTATAAAGGTGCGGACCCCGTAG
- a CDS encoding type II secretion system F family protein — protein MLRSRDRSIIQTLVSSFGSYRREPQVTLRPSARSSYARILAQADMQPALILRYCGVVVIGAVICGLFIGWLSSVPALITGCLAIVMAVRRRARQRSDELERDLPALLTSVASSVRAGIDPLSALAAAEEFFPPTSTIARELGRFNRDLVAGADEEVLVRDLMSSIANPDLELFKRCLTLSRRHGTSLADPLHRIVRVVRQRQSFRRKTRAALAMHRMSAIGIAFCATAIGGIQAVMNGAGITIAWAHPIGSKLMIGGVCLISLGVVWMMSMGKEEKL, from the coding sequence GTGCTAAGATCTCGAGACCGCTCCATCATACAAACCCTTGTAAGCTCCTTCGGGAGTTATCGCAGGGAGCCGCAGGTCACGCTGCGCCCGAGTGCTCGGAGCTCTTATGCGCGCATCTTAGCGCAGGCAGATATGCAGCCTGCGCTAATTCTTCGCTACTGCGGCGTAGTTGTAATCGGCGCCGTTATCTGTGGTCTGTTTATAGGGTGGCTCAGCAGTGTTCCTGCGCTTATCACCGGATGCTTAGCGATCGTAATGGCGGTCAGACGCAGAGCTCGACAACGGTCGGATGAGTTAGAGCGAGACCTGCCCGCACTCTTAACCTCTGTGGCATCCTCGGTGCGGGCAGGTATAGATCCCCTTTCAGCGCTCGCGGCTGCAGAGGAGTTCTTTCCGCCAACCTCGACCATAGCGCGTGAATTAGGACGCTTTAACAGGGATCTTGTCGCCGGAGCAGATGAAGAGGTTCTGGTGCGAGACCTTATGAGTAGTATCGCAAATCCAGATCTGGAGCTCTTTAAACGGTGCCTGACACTCTCTAGGCGGCACGGTACATCGTTAGCTGATCCGCTGCACCGTATCGTCAGAGTCGTGCGCCAGCGCCAATCGTTTCGAAGAAAAACGCGCGCGGCACTCGCTATGCACCGCATGTCCGCGATCGGCATAGCATTCTGCGCAACCGCTATAGGCGGTATTCAAGCGGTGATGAACGGAGCTGGGATTACCATAGCGTGGGCGCATCCAATTGGTAGTAAGTTAATGATTGGCGGCGTGTGTTTAATCTCTCTGGGCGTAGTCTGGATGATGTCTATGGGCAAAGAAGAGAAGCTATAA
- the cpaB gene encoding Flp pilus assembly protein CpaB: MVARVSRSDLRRYSAAGTVLGFVVFGAGLVGAAFVAGRGQSSELRDERPRAFVPEFNVVEVPVPERPVPAGIFMRDVAIRFEKYPEHQLPRGAVRKLDDIKDSVALVALPGGLPILSENIGSTDEATNPVIGRIPPGMRAMTVRVDATAAVEGWARSGSVVDVLLIEKNRTTVVAEQVKVISAERSLAPMDASGTAPIPSTVTLLVTQEQCLAINTAVPMGKIAFALRSNRDSGSWRDTHFSSEDLEEPGAANENLKVQGVVLVGEGDDARRFALINGSWLPADELPAGFLLGQGHR, from the coding sequence GTGGTTGCTCGTGTATCTCGCTCAGACTTGCGGCGCTATTCAGCTGCCGGAACGGTGCTTGGCTTCGTTGTATTCGGAGCTGGCCTGGTCGGTGCTGCCTTTGTAGCAGGCAGGGGACAATCATCTGAGTTGAGGGACGAGCGGCCACGCGCCTTTGTGCCTGAGTTTAATGTCGTGGAGGTGCCGGTACCGGAGCGCCCGGTACCGGCAGGCATATTTATGCGCGATGTTGCTATCAGGTTTGAGAAATATCCGGAGCACCAGTTGCCACGCGGAGCTGTGCGCAAGCTAGATGATATTAAGGATAGCGTTGCTCTTGTGGCGCTTCCAGGCGGGCTGCCGATCCTAAGCGAAAACATCGGCTCAACCGATGAGGCTACGAATCCCGTTATTGGGCGCATTCCGCCCGGGATGCGAGCCATGACGGTGCGAGTTGATGCAACGGCGGCGGTCGAGGGTTGGGCTCGCAGCGGCTCGGTTGTCGATGTGCTATTGATCGAAAAAAATCGCACTACAGTTGTTGCCGAGCAGGTTAAGGTTATATCGGCCGAGCGCTCGCTAGCACCCATGGATGCCTCTGGAACCGCGCCCATACCGAGCACTGTAACGTTGCTCGTTACTCAGGAGCAGTGTCTTGCAATCAACACCGCCGTGCCGATGGGTAAGATCGCCTTCGCTCTGCGCAGTAACCGCGACTCAGGGAGCTGGCGTGATACACACTTCTCCTCAGAGGACCTGGAGGAACCAGGCGCCGCTAACGAGAACCTGAAGGTTCAGGGAGTTGTTTTAGTTGGAGAGGGGGATGATGCGCGCCGCTTTGCACTGATTAACGGAAGTTGGCTGCCTGCAGATGAGTTGCCGGCCGGATTTCTGCTCGGACAGGGGCATAGGTGA
- a CDS encoding class I SAM-dependent methyltransferase, whose amino-acid sequence MNTSVLFHECKTLLQLTLPKRYGDSQSDRLDTFYAKQSVTYDVFRDRLLHGREQLMRAIPMPVNGTLVDMGGGTGRNIEWLGERLESAASVTVVDLCSSLLHIADQRIRSKGWQNVKTRLADVTTYAPAEGLVDAVTFSYSLTMVPNWFDAVENAYAMLKPGGYIGVVDFYVSDKWPNDGMVRHSGFYRNFWPAWFGYSNVFLNPDHLTYLGRLFEMVRLDERKGKVPYLPGLKAPYYLFVGRKPLLV is encoded by the coding sequence ATGAACACAAGCGTTTTATTTCACGAGTGTAAAACCTTATTGCAACTTACTCTCCCGAAGAGATACGGAGATAGTCAGAGTGACAGGCTGGACACGTTCTATGCCAAGCAGAGTGTTACCTACGACGTTTTTCGAGATCGCCTCCTGCATGGGCGTGAGCAGTTGATGCGGGCCATCCCAATGCCAGTTAACGGAACTCTCGTTGATATGGGGGGAGGGACCGGGCGAAATATAGAGTGGCTCGGAGAGCGATTGGAGTCAGCGGCCTCTGTGACCGTCGTTGATTTATGCTCGTCACTACTACATATCGCGGACCAACGTATTAGGAGCAAGGGATGGCAAAATGTAAAAACACGACTCGCTGATGTGACAACATACGCTCCGGCTGAAGGCCTTGTTGACGCCGTTACCTTTTCGTACTCACTTACCATGGTACCGAATTGGTTTGATGCCGTAGAAAATGCCTACGCCATGCTGAAGCCAGGAGGTTATATTGGAGTCGTTGATTTTTATGTATCTGATAAGTGGCCAAACGATGGGATGGTTCGGCATTCCGGATTTTACAGGAATTTCTGGCCCGCGTGGTTTGGCTACAGCAACGTCTTTCTCAACCCGGACCACCTCACGTACCTAGGTCGTCTCTTTGAGATGGTTCGGCTCGACGAACGGAAGGGTAAAGTACCGTACCTTCCGGGCCTAAAAGCCCCATATTACCTGTTTGTGGGAAGAAAGCCGCTTTTAGTCTGA